The following proteins are encoded in a genomic region of Gadus macrocephalus chromosome 19, ASM3116895v1:
- the sec16a gene encoding protein transport protein Sec16A isoform X6, with the protein MQPPPRNGPPGASGPSSAGPNAFRRIRPLKHTSTAPAAMMGPPAAMMGPPVAMRGPPAEMMGPPSSNHPMTDPFAFGMQAPAPMAAAAAGPPMVPNSNAPFPQMAPNSLYSQAGPGMHPQPVDHQQAASSGPHSSYQAGVNLFTPQGVAPPTQQHPGQLPPQVTQGYTQPNSEQGYFNSIAQPPPTTHNVSSMASNSMPSQPYFHQDHQGEHAPQAMPFQPVPPTTSSSHWSPDHGSRPPSLQNYFQPTTDPPLQPFNIPHQPQAYPSHPPSPHHNAPTPPTQPEPSQVQAPLPQDPEMVPTSSQWPDPNVPQQHESHFQVQSYFSQGAGTQDTWFNQPSQDPVYHQMGIGMSPTPNRPTSAGPQRSTPTTDPLPGAAPLPYAQESGSVSMFFRGSDVENEETLAGEGKKAVNGMQGSGQLHSHPQLPPLPYVSQAEPPTGDYHGASFSSNPHIPYMNEGLYACPVNIQKPSEPQLDHVENLECVPNQEVLPSKTIGSPSGEVGPGEDHHEAGPNLETPDTIPRPMRSASVSSSYSNVSHGSGTGSRRHQGVMGTFIQQESPRLVEDPNIAVAAGGYFEQIDTSPATDVGAHHSSQEHIYTSQPPTPSPPKPTGVFQASANSSFEPVRSHGVGVRPVEVDRAKMVAEGGGDAVPGNLEQPPDNIENIYGTGHPLTTGPGVPHLVHPVVLSHSRPSSRAFGAHRPCESPATTLWAQNDPSTLGANILLAPAAPPVLAPLREPTNDVIQPPEDGPLDLQPPQRTNATSQQHSENLENPPKVTKDAQQGLRGEGERIPQAPVSNAALHAPEAAPTPEAAPTRAAPNPQQPLAEHPQMPDVQPAAQGPAVSRPPSAHVFTGGSGPATAAAPSAVPPPPAAAASYPSGLQGQVPPGAPQPNPAAPPRPPSSVGSQGYGPAQGAPVQGYGGFHAGAYGEYPDGRAPHPPGQYPPPGDPRAQPYYHEDPYRRFDPWYGRYEGQNPAYRDPNTQYREPQPERPSSRSSQYSDRSSSRQGYPEDYQRANRSAYEEYYADYYKKPYDYGYNSGAYDPRYRGYYDQSYWYNYDEAYRGRDPYYNPQLQQQQQQQQQQQQQQLQQPPQPPQLPQQQQQQPFARPEGYEDQWRYYPGYDASFDDDYRRREESVLDDFDRRSVHSEMSAHSLHSNHTQHSRHSASSVRSQQSQVYRSQPDLTVYDTTAPIRSDPYRQYPDQTDGSQSYTQYTYPADYSTESTWIAPEQPPPRPHTPEKFIMPHRCARFGPGGHLVQVLANMPSAGQPALVDIYNMETILQDTNEQAELRSFPGPLVKEETHKGDVIKFSQNKALECVRNKDLLDRDSACLLWDFIMLLCRQNGTVVGTDIADLLLKEHRSVWLPGKSPNEANLIDFNNEPLERAEEEPGAGPLSLLSDTFMTVPENVGKETERFRELLLFGRKKDALEAAMKGGLWGHALLLASKMDNRTHARVMTRFANSLPINDPLQTVYQLMSGRMPASAISCGEEKWGDWRPHLAMVLSNLTHTPDLDTRTITTMGDTLASKGLVDAAHFCYLMAQVGLGVYTKKSTKMVLVGSNHSLTFYQFATNEAIQRTEAYEYAQSLGSQPCSLPNFQVFKLIYACRLAEAGLSAQAFHYCEVISKSVLTQPSYHSSVIISQLIQLSEKLRFYDPQLKEKPEQELFFEPDWLLHLRQLDGQIRMGAIAYNADRATPTQYDCASPSSELEQTLPAEPYNNTMPQEMNGASSDNPLMSSLLPGPPPQAVQLMPPAPTTILQDGMVPQHHPSEVHQFYPVPPGPAAGYLPQVPDSGPSPYEPQQPQPSDMYPPPLQQQPSSSPPHPGHMGSHMPPQMNQQPPNQMNQQPPHLMNQQPPHLMNQQPPHLMNQQPPHLMNQQPPHLMNQQPPHQMNQQPPHLMNQHPPSQMNQQPPDQMNQQPPPQMNQQPPPQMNQQPLPLMNQQPSHLMNQQPPHLMNQQPPHLMNQQPPHQMNQQPPHLTNQAPYPVNQPSPHQMTPMPPHPVSQPSPHTPPSPGHMPMMDQHVLGQPEGQPLPPMSNAMRRNSFTPQTDFYDQSAHMGAGRRSRTSSQSSMHMASGRRSRTTSESSTHSGGRERSNSSAMQMSSSPPPSIPEQPRMEDPKKAKKHSPKKGGGGGGGGGGGGWLNWLYRKGKNEAHLPDDKNKSIVWDEKRQKWVDQNEPEEESKPLPPPPPPGFKTGPPMLGPGGPGRPPGGGPPVNMFSRKAGTKSRYVDILNPSKTSRPGGMGPAPADIFAPLAPMPTNLFVPGAAPEDQQPMEASEGGAQEQAAPSAGAAPQMFNPTLMPPGGDGLPESGELSRSSSMSSLSREVSQHLNQGQQAPPAGGVTFYNPAQFAQPSAQSGGPRGQGRFGGQRQYPVVK; encoded by the exons ATGCAGCCTCCTCCACGGAATGGGCCTCCTGGGGCTTCCGGCCCTTCCTCTGCAGGGCCCAACGCCTTCCGCAGGATAAGACCCCTCAAGCACACATCCACAGCACCAGCTGCAATGATGGGACCCCCAGCTGCAATGATGGGACCCCCAGTTGCAATGAGGGGACCCCCAGCTGAAATGATGGGACCCCCATCTAGTAACCATCCAATGACAGACCCTTTTGCTTTTGGGATGCAAGCCCCAGCACctatggctgctgctgctgcaggtcctCCTATGGTACCCAATAGCAACGCTCCCTTCCCACAGATGGCTCCCAATAGCCTGTATTCGCAGGCTGGCCCAGGCATGCATCCACAGCCAGTGGATCACCAACAAGCTGCTTCCTCCGGTCCGCACTCATCCTATCAGGCCGGAGTAAACCTTTTCACCCCTCAAGGTGTAGCTCCTCCTACTCAACAGCACCCAGGACAGTTACCGCCGCAAGTCACACAAGGATATACACAACCAAATTCAGAACAGGGCTATTTTAATTCAATAGCACAGCCACCACCGACGACCCATAATGTCTCGTCCATGGCTTCAAACTCAATGCCTAGCCAGCCATATTTCCATCAGGACCACCAGGGGGAGCATGCTCCTCAAGCCATGCCCTTCCAGCCAGTGCCTCCCACAACATCATCCTCTCATTGGTCCCCTGATCATGGGAGTCGCCCTCCGTCATTGCAAAACTATTTCCAGCCAACCACTGACCCCCCATTGCAGCCCTTTAACATCCCTCACCAGCCTCAAGCATACCCTTCCCACCCACCATCCCCTCATCATAACGCCCCCACTCCTCCAACACAGCCCGAACCTTCCCAAGTCCAGGCACCTCTTCCCCAGGACCCGGAGATGGTTCCTACGAGCTCACAATGGCCAGATCCAAATGTACCTCAGCAGCATGAATCACACTTCCAGGTTCAGAGCTACTTCAGTCAAGGCGCAGGCACACAAGATACCTGGTTTAACCAGCCGTCACAGGATCCAGTCTACCACCAAATGGGCATTGGCATGAGCCCCACCCCAAACCGGCCCACCTCAGCTGGACCTCAACGTAGTACCCCAACTACTGATCCTTTACCAGGAGCGGCCCCACTTCCATATGCACAGGAATCTGGTTCTGTCTCAATGTTCTTCAGAGGAAGTGATGTGGAGAACGAAGAGACACTGGCTGGAGAGGGTAAGAAAGCTGTGAATGGTATGCAGGGATCCGGCCAGCTTCACAGCCATCCACAACTGCCTCCACTGCCCTACGTCAGTCAGGCAGAGCCTCCAACAGGGGATTACCATGGAGCCTCTTTCAGCAGCAATCCACACATACCGTACATGAATGAGGGCCTTTACGCATGCCCAGTGAACATCCAAAAGCCTTCTGAACCTCAGCTTGACCACGTGGAGAATCTTGAGTGTGTACCCAACCAGGAAGTGTTGCCCAGTAAAACCATTGGTAGCCCCTCTGGGGAGGTCGGCCCCGGAGAAGACCATCATGAAGCAGGTCCCAACCTTGAGACCCCAGATACGATTCCACGACCAATGAGATCTGCTAGTGTGTCATCAAGCTACAGTAATGTAAGTCACGGTAGTGGAACTGGGTCCCGCCGACATCAGGGGGTCATGGGCACTTTTATACAGCAAGAAAGCCCTCGCCTCGTTGAGGATCCTAACATCGCTGTGGCTGCTGGGGGATACTTTGAGCAGATTGACACTTCTCCGGCTACTGATGTGGGTGCGCACCATAGCTCCCAGGAGCATATCTATACCAGTCAGCCCCCTACACCCAGCCCCCCCAAACCTACTGGTGTATTCCAGGCCAGTGCAAACAGCTCTTTTGAACCTGTACGCTCGCATGGAGTTGGTGTACGCCCCGTTGAAGTTGACAGGGCGAAAATGGTTGCTGAAGGGGGTGGCGATGCTGTACCTGGCAACCTGGAGCAGCCCCCAGATAATATTGAAAACATTTATGGAACCGGTCATCCTTTAACGACTGGACCTGGAGTTCCTCACCTCGTACACCCTGTGGTTCTGTCTCACTCCCGGCCGTCTTCCCGTGCGTTTGGCGCTCACCGGCCCTGTGAAAGCCCTGCCACTACTCTATGGGCTCAAAATGACCCTTCCACCTTAGGAGCCAACATCCTTCTTGCCCCTGCTGCTCCCCCAGTCCTTGCCCCGCTACGGGAACCTACTAACGATGTCATACAGCCCCCTGAAGATGGTCCTTTGGACCTTCAACCCCCCCAGAGAACCAATGCCACTTCACAGCAGCACTCAGAGAATCTAGAGAACCCGCCGAAG GTCACCAAAGATGCTCAACAGGGGCTAAGGGGCGAAGGTGAACGTATTCCCCAGGCCCCAGTGTCTAATGCTGCCCTACATGCACCTGAAGCTGCCCCCACACCTGAAGCTGCCCCCACCCGGGCAGCTCCAAACCCCCAGCAGCCGCTCGCAGAGCATCCCCAGATGCCCGACGTCCAACCTGCTGCACAGGGTCCTGCAGTGAGTCGACCTCCTTCAGCCCACGTTTTCACTGGAGGGAGTGGTCCCGCCACAGCTGCTGCTCCTTCTgcggttcctcctcctcctgctgctgctgcttcttacCCCTCTGGGCTCCAGGGACAAGTCCCTCCAGGGGCTCCCCAGCCAAACCCTGCCGCACCCCCACGTCCCCCTTCCTCTGTGGGTAGCCAGGGTTATGGCCCTGCTCAAGGCGCACCGGTCCAGGGGTACGGAGGTTTCCATGCAGGTGCCTATGGAGAATACCCCGATGGCAGAGCGCCCCATCCCCCTGGCCAGTATCCTCCGCCTGGGGATCCAAGAGCACAGCCTTACTACCAT GAGGACCCATACAGAAGGTTTGATCCATGGTATGGAAGATATGAAGGACAGAACCCGGCCTACCGAGATCCCAACACCCAGTACCGAGAGCCTCAGCCCGAGAGGCCCAGCTCCCGGTCCAGTCAGTACTCGGACAGGTCGTCATCCAG GCAAGGCTACCCGGAAGACTACCAGAGAGCCAACCGAAGTGCCTACGAGGAATATTATGCAGACTATTACAAGAAACCGTATGACTATG GCTACAATTCAGGTGCCTACGATCCCAGATACAGAGGCTACTACGACCAGTCCTACTGGTACAACTATGATGAGGCCTACAGAGGGCGAGACCCCTACTACAACCCCCAactacaacaacagcagcagcagcaacaacaacaacaacaacaacaactgcaacaACCCCCACAACCTCCACAactaccacaacaacaacaacaacagccattTGCTAG GCCGGAGGGCTACGAGGACCAGTGGCGCTACTACCCGGGCTACGACGCCAGCTTCGATGACGACTACCGCCGGAGAGAGGAATCCGTCTTGGATGACTTTGACCGGCGCAGCGTCCACAGCGAGATGTCAGCCCACAGCCTGCACAGCAACCACACCCAGCACAGCCGACACAGCGCATCCAGTGTCCGGTCGCAGCAG AGTCAGGTGTACCGGAGCCAACCTGACCTGACGGTGTACGACACCACCGCACCCATCCGGAGTGACCCCTACAGACAGTACCCGGACCAGACGGACGGCAGCCAGAGCTACACCCAGTACACCTACCCTGCGGACTACAGCACAGAGTCCACCTGGATCGCACCTGAGCAAC cgcccccccgcccacacacccCAGAGAAGTTCATCATGCCCCACCGCTGTGCCCGCTTTGGGCCCGGGGGGCACCTGGTCCAGGTGCTGGCCAACATGCCCTCGGCTGGGCAGCCGGCCCTGGTGGACATCTACAACATGGAG ACCATTCTCCAGGACACCAATGAGCAGGCAGAGCTACGCTCCTTCCCCGGCCCCCTTGTCAA GGAGGAGACCCACAAGGGAGACGTGATCAAGTTCTCCCAGAACAAGGCCCTGGAGTGCGTGCGGAACAAGGACCTGCTGGACCGTGACTCTGCCTGCCTGCTGTGGGACTTCATCATGCTCCTCTGCCGACAGAACGGG ACGGTGGTGGGGACGGACATCGCCGACCTGCTGCTCAAGGAGCACCGCTCAGTGTGGCTGCCTGGCAAGAGCCCCAACGAGGCCAACCTGATCGACTTCAACAACGAGCCGCTGGAGCgggcggaggaggagccgggggcggggcctctgtCCCTCCTGTCGGACACCTTCATGACGGTGCCCGAGAACGTCGGCAAGGAAACGGAGCGCTTCCGGGAGCTGCTGCTGTTTGGCCGCAAGAAG gatGCTCTAGAAGCGGCGATGAAGGGAGGTCTGTGGGGACACGCGCTACTATTGGCCAGTAAGATGGACAACCGGACGCACGCCCGTGTCATGACCAG GTTTGCCAACAGTCTGCCCATCAACGACCCTCTGCAGACCGTCTACCAGCTGATGTCTGGGAGGATGCCCGCCTCCGCCATC TCCTGTGGAGAGGAGAAGTGGGGCGACTGGCGCCCTCATCTGGCCATGGTGCTGTCCAACCTCACCCATACCCCGGACCTGGACACccgcaccatcaccaccatgggGGACACCCTGG CTTCCAAGGGCCTCGTCGATGCTGCTCACTTCTGCTACCTGATGGCCCAGGTGGGACTTGGGGTTTACACCAAGAAGAGCACCAAGATGGTTCTAGTTGGGTCCAACCACAG TTTAACCTTCTACCAGTTTGCGACCAACGAGGCGATCCAGAGGACGGAGGCCTACGAGTACGCCCAGTCCCTGGGCTCCCAGCCCTGCTCCCTGCCCAACTTCCAG GTGTTCAAGTTGATCTACGCCTGCCGCCTGGCTGAAGCAGGCCTCAGCGCACAGGCCTTCCACTACTGTGAGGTGATCTCCAAGAGTGTCCTCACGCAGCCCTCGTATCACTCCTCTGTCATCATCAGTCAGCTGATACAG CTGTCGGAGAAGCTGCGGTTCTACGACCCCCAGTTGAAGGAGAAGCCGGAGCAGGAGCTGTTCTTTGAGCCAGATTGGCTGCTGCACCTCAGACAGCTGGATGGACAGATCAGG ATGGGTGCGATAGCCTACAATGCAGACAGGGCCACGCCCACGCAGTACGACTGTGCTTCCCCGAGCTCTGAGCTGGAGCAGACCCTACCAGCGGAGCCCTACAACAACACCATGCCTCAAGAGATGAACGGAGCCTCCTCAGACAACCCCCTGATGAGCTCCCTGCTGCCCGGGCCGCCGCCCCAGGCTGTGCAGCTGATGCCTCCAG CCCCAACTACCATCCTCCAAGACGGCATGGTTCCACAGCACCACCCATCAGAGGTCCACCAGTTCTACCCCGTGCCCCCCGGCCCGGCCGCAGGCTACCTACCGCAGGTCCCCGACTCCGGCCCCTCTCCCTATGAGCCTCAGCAGCCCCAGCCCTCGGACATgtaccctccacctctccagcaGCAGCCCAGCTCCTCGCCCCCTCACCCGGGACACATGGGCTCTCACATGCCTCCCCAGATGAACCAACAACCGCCCAATCAGATGAACCAACAACCTCCCCATCTGATGAACCAACAACCTCCCCATCTGATGAACCAACAACCTCCCCATCTGATGAACCAACAACCTCCCCATCTGATGAACCAACAACCTCCCCATCTGATGAACCAACAACCTCCCCATCAGATGAACCAACAACCTCCCCATCTGATGAACCAACATCCTCCCTCCCAGATGAACCAACAACCTCCCGATCAGATGAATCAACAACCTCCCCCGCAGATGAACCAACAACCTCCCCCCCAGATGAATCAACAACCTCTCCCTCTgatgaaccaacaaccttcCCATCTGATGAACCAACAACCTCCCCATCTGATGAACCAACAACCTCCCCATCTGATGAACCAACAACCTCCCCATCAGATGAACCAACAACCTCCCCATCTGACGAACCAAGCCCCTTATCCGGTAAACCAGCCTTCTCCCCATCAAATGACTCCGATGCCTCCACACCCGGTGAGTCAGCCGTCCCCACacacgcccccctcccctggaCACATGCCCATGATGGATCAGCATGTCCTAGGCCAGCCCGAGGGTCAGCCCCTGCCTCCGATGTCTAACGCCATGCGCAGGAACTCTTTCACGCCACAGACGGACTTTTACGACCAAAGCGCTCACATG GGTGCCGGGAGAAGATCGAGAACTTCCTCACAGTCTTCAATGCACATG GCCTCCGGCCGCCGCTCCCGGACCACCTCCGAGTCCTCCACCCACTCCGGGGGGCGGGAGCGCAGCAACTCCTCGGCCATGCAGATGTCTTCGTCGccgcccccctccatccctgagCAGCCCCGCATGGAGGACCCTAAGAAGGCCAAGAAGCACTCCCCCAAGAAG ggtggaggcggcggcggcggcggcggcgggggcggctgGTTGAACTGGCTCTATAGGAAGGGCAAGAATGAGGCTCACTTGCCCGATGACAAGAACAAATCT ATCGTGTGGGACGAGAAGAGGCAGAAGTGGGTGGACCAGAATGAACCAGAAGAGGAG aGTAAACCCCtcccgccacctcctcctcctggattCAAGACTGGTCCTCCCATGCTGggccctggagggcccggaAGGCCCCCTGGAGGGGGGCCTCCGGTCAACATGTTCTCCAGGAAAGCAG GCACTAAGAGCCGCTATGTGGACATCCTGAACCCCAGCAAGACATCGCGGCCCGGGGGGATGGGGCCCGCCCCGGCAGACATCTTTGCTCCGCTGGCTCCCATGCCAACCAACCTGTTTGTGCCGGGGGCAG CCCCAGAGGATCAGCAGCCCATGGAGGCCAGTGAAGGAGGCGCCCAGGAGCAGGCTGCTCCCAGTGCAGGTGCTGCACCACAG ATGTTCAACCCAACACTGATGCCTCCAGGGGGAGATGGCCTGCCTGAGTCCGGGGAG CTGTCCCGTTCTAGCTCAATGAGCTCTTTATCACGTGAAGTGAGTCAGCATTTAAACCAG GGACAGCAAGCCCCCCCCGCTGGAGGCGTGACCTTTTATAACCCCGCCCAATTTGCACAG CCCAGTGCACAGTCCGGAGGGCCGCGGGGGCAAGGCCGCTTTGGGGGCCAGAGGCAGTACCCAGTGGTGAAATAG